Proteins encoded by one window of Streptomyces sp. ALI-76-A:
- a CDS encoding RNA degradosome polyphosphate kinase, whose protein sequence is MSQPNAQAQVQHAQPSVGSIAAHRPHTVSAAVSDLEPDIDADLDAYEESPYDGPQLPQGRFLDRERSWLAFNERVLELAEDPNTPLLERANFLAIFASNLDEFFMVRVAGLKRRIATGVATRSASGLQPREVLEMIWARSRELMARHAACYHEDVAPALAEEGIHLVRWNELQEKEQARLFTLFRHQIFPVLTPLAVDPAHPFPYISGLSLNLAVRVRNPVTGHTHFARVKVPPLLSRFLESSPGRYVPIEDVIAAHLEELFPGMEVLESHAFRLTRNEDLEVEEDDAENLLQALEKELMRRRFGPPVRLEVEESIDREVLDLLVRELKISEAEVYPLPGPLDLTGLFRIASIDRPELKYKKFIAGVHRDLAEVESASAPDIFAALRTRDVLLHHPYDSFSTSVQAFLQQAADDPDVLAIKQTLYRTSGDSPIVDALIDAAEAGKQVLVLVEIKARFDEHANIKWARKLEEAGCHVVYGLVGLKTHCKLSLVVRQEGDTLRRYCHVGTGNYHPKTARLYEDLGLLTADPQVGADLSDLFNRLSGYSRRETYRRLLVAPKSLRDGLISRINKEVQHHRAGRPAFVRIKVNSMVDEAIIDALYRASQAGVDCDVWVRGICAVRPGVTGMSENIRVRSILGRFLEHSRVFAFGNGGEPEVWFGSADMMHRNLDRRIEALVRVTDPAHRAALNRLLETGMSDATASWHLGPDGEWTRHATDADGQPLRNVQEMLIDARRRRRGTATP, encoded by the coding sequence ATGAGCCAGCCAAACGCCCAGGCACAGGTCCAGCACGCCCAGCCCTCCGTCGGTTCCATCGCCGCGCACCGACCGCACACCGTGTCGGCGGCCGTCTCCGACCTGGAACCCGACATCGACGCCGACCTCGACGCGTACGAGGAGTCGCCGTACGACGGACCACAGCTTCCGCAGGGTCGTTTCCTCGACCGTGAGCGCAGCTGGCTCGCCTTCAACGAGCGCGTCCTCGAACTCGCCGAGGACCCGAACACCCCGCTGCTGGAGCGCGCCAACTTCCTGGCGATCTTCGCCAGCAACCTGGACGAGTTCTTCATGGTCCGGGTGGCCGGTCTCAAGCGGCGTATCGCCACCGGTGTCGCCACCCGGTCCGCGTCCGGCCTCCAGCCCCGCGAGGTGCTGGAGATGATCTGGGCCCGCTCCCGCGAGCTGATGGCCCGGCACGCCGCCTGCTACCACGAGGACGTCGCCCCCGCCCTCGCCGAAGAGGGCATCCACCTAGTCCGCTGGAACGAGCTCCAGGAGAAGGAGCAAGCCCGCCTCTTCACGCTCTTCCGCCACCAGATCTTCCCGGTGCTGACCCCGCTGGCGGTCGACCCCGCGCACCCCTTCCCGTACATCTCGGGTCTCTCGCTCAACCTCGCGGTCCGCGTGCGCAACCCCGTCACCGGCCACACGCACTTCGCCCGCGTCAAGGTGCCGCCCCTGCTGTCCCGCTTCCTGGAGAGCTCCCCGGGCCGGTACGTCCCCATCGAGGACGTCATCGCCGCCCACCTGGAAGAGCTGTTCCCCGGCATGGAGGTGCTGGAGAGCCACGCCTTCCGCCTCACCCGCAACGAGGACCTGGAGGTCGAGGAGGACGACGCCGAGAACCTCCTTCAGGCTCTGGAGAAGGAGCTGATGCGGCGCCGCTTCGGGCCGCCGGTGCGCCTGGAGGTCGAGGAGTCCATCGACCGCGAGGTGCTGGACCTGCTGGTGCGTGAGCTGAAGATCAGCGAGGCCGAGGTGTACCCGCTGCCGGGTCCCCTGGACCTCACGGGCCTCTTCCGCATCGCCTCCATCGACCGGCCCGAGCTGAAGTACAAGAAGTTCATCGCCGGTGTCCACCGCGACCTGGCCGAGGTGGAGTCGGCGTCCGCTCCCGACATATTCGCCGCGCTGCGCACCCGGGACGTGCTGCTGCACCACCCGTACGACTCCTTCTCCACGTCGGTGCAGGCGTTCCTTCAGCAGGCGGCCGACGACCCCGACGTCCTCGCCATCAAGCAGACCCTGTACCGCACCTCGGGTGACTCCCCCATAGTCGACGCGCTCATCGACGCCGCCGAGGCCGGCAAACAGGTCCTCGTCCTGGTCGAGATCAAGGCCCGCTTCGACGAGCACGCCAACATCAAGTGGGCGCGCAAGCTGGAGGAGGCCGGCTGCCACGTGGTCTACGGCCTGGTCGGCCTGAAGACCCACTGCAAGCTGTCCCTGGTGGTCCGTCAGGAGGGCGACACGCTCCGCCGCTACTGCCACGTCGGCACCGGCAACTACCACCCCAAGACCGCGAGGCTGTACGAGGACCTGGGCCTGCTGACGGCGGACCCGCAGGTCGGCGCGGACCTCTCCGACCTCTTCAACCGCCTCTCCGGGTACTCCCGCCGCGAGACCTACCGGCGCCTCCTCGTCGCCCCCAAGTCCCTCCGGGACGGCCTGATCTCGCGGATCAACAAGGAAGTCCAGCACCACCGCGCCGGACGCCCGGCCTTCGTCCGCATCAAGGTCAACTCGATGGTGGACGAGGCGATCATCGACGCCCTGTACCGGGCGTCCCAGGCGGGCGTGGACTGCGACGTCTGGGTGCGCGGCATCTGCGCGGTCCGCCCCGGCGTCACGGGCATGTCCGAGAACATCCGGGTCCGCTCGATCCTCGGCCGCTTCCTCGAACACTCCCGGGTGTTCGCCTTCGGCAACGGGGGCGAGCCCGAGGTGTGGTTCGGCAGCGCGGACATGATGCACCGCAACCTCGACCGCCGTATCGAGGCGCTGGTGCGGGTCACCGACCCGGCCCACCGCGCCGCCCTGAACCGTCTGCTGGAGACCGGCATGTCCGACGCGACCGCCTCCTGGCACCTCGGCCCGGACGGCGAGTGGACCCGGCACGCGACCGACGCGGACGGCCAGCCCCTGCGCAACGTCCAGGAGATGCTCATAGACGCCCGGAGGCGCCGGCGTGGCACAGCGACACCTTGA